From the genome of Sphingobacterium kitahiroshimense, one region includes:
- the ispE gene encoding 4-(cytidine 5'-diphospho)-2-C-methyl-D-erythritol kinase, protein MLSFPNAKINLGLHIVGKRPDGYHDLETIFYPVNLYDAVEIVPLSSGSTTFSSEGIVIPGKGMNLCERAYHLIQQDFDIPSVAIHLLKRIPIGAGMGGGSADAAYVLKMLNDQFELQLSVVQLENYAKQLGADCPFFIENKPVYATGIGTDFAPIEVNLSAYYIVIVNPNIHISTVEAYSGVAAKTPEFDLRSIIQLPIQEWKYYLNNDFELTIFEQFPKIKELKDAMYSSGALYAAMSGSGSSVFGIFENPVVLDDLKIYGDIYYPIDLS, encoded by the coding sequence ATGCTATCTTTTCCAAATGCTAAAATAAACTTGGGTCTTCATATTGTAGGTAAGCGACCTGATGGTTATCATGATTTAGAGACGATCTTTTACCCCGTTAACCTGTATGACGCTGTTGAAATTGTTCCACTAAGTTCCGGTAGTACAACTTTTTCGTCGGAGGGTATTGTGATCCCTGGAAAGGGTATGAATTTATGTGAGCGTGCATATCATTTAATTCAACAAGATTTTGATATTCCTTCGGTTGCTATTCATTTATTAAAAAGAATACCAATCGGAGCTGGGATGGGTGGTGGATCTGCAGATGCAGCTTATGTGCTTAAAATGCTAAATGATCAATTTGAGCTGCAACTATCTGTTGTACAACTGGAAAATTATGCGAAGCAGCTGGGCGCAGACTGTCCATTTTTTATTGAAAATAAACCGGTGTATGCAACTGGTATTGGGACTGATTTTGCTCCTATTGAGGTCAATTTGAGCGCATACTATATTGTTATAGTGAATCCTAATATTCACATATCTACCGTTGAGGCTTATAGCGGAGTTGCTGCCAAAACTCCTGAGTTTGATTTAAGGTCCATTATTCAGTTGCCAATCCAGGAATGGAAGTATTATCTGAACAATGATTTTGAACTAACTATATTCGAGCAATTTCCTAAAATTAAGGAACTTAAAGATGCAATGTATTCATCTGGCGCATTATATGCCGCGATGTCGGGCTCAGGTTCTTCTGTGTTTGGAATATTTGAAAATCCTGTTGTGCTGGATGATTTAAAAATTTATGGTGATATTTATTATCCGATTGATCTATCATAA
- a CDS encoding DUF2892 domain-containing protein: protein MGAIVDKVISKVKSKIDEECENGTIETSERILSVVAGGFILGAGVRYLIKHPLTALSGLSLGGALVYRGITGKCAIKKAIEDDVERVEVIEHRYFVKKD, encoded by the coding sequence ATGGGCGCGATAGTAGATAAAGTAATAAGCAAAGTAAAAAGTAAAATAGACGAAGAATGTGAGAATGGTACTATTGAGACTTCAGAACGTATCCTTTCTGTTGTGGCTGGAGGTTTTATATTAGGTGCGGGTGTTCGGTATTTGATTAAACATCCACTAACGGCACTTTCTGGATTATCTTTGGGTGGTGCTTTAGTTTACCGTGGTATAACTGGAAAATGTGCAATAAAAAAAGCCATTGAAGACGATGTAGAACGTGTAGAAGTTATTGAGCATCGCTATTTTGTGAAAAAAGACTAA
- a CDS encoding NUDIX hydrolase: MNTIYLAGAMIVDADNRLLVVRKKGSSYFMMPGGKIEKGELSSQALIRELKEELDLDILSRDLEYMGFHETEAVNEADTLVRGEVFRIEFKEKLVIIPQAELEEATWLTVDNYKNYKLAHLIEEFTVPIWLAGTFEY; this comes from the coding sequence ATGAATACGATTTATTTAGCAGGTGCAATGATTGTTGATGCTGATAATAGGCTTTTGGTTGTAAGAAAAAAAGGCTCATCCTATTTTATGATGCCTGGTGGTAAAATTGAAAAAGGTGAGCTATCTTCTCAAGCCCTTATTCGCGAGCTAAAAGAAGAATTAGATCTGGATATTTTATCACGAGATTTAGAATATATGGGCTTTCATGAAACCGAAGCAGTTAATGAAGCTGATACGCTCGTTAGAGGTGAGGTTTTTAGAATAGAGTTTAAGGAAAAATTAGTTATAATACCACAGGCAGAGCTTGAAGAAGCAACTTGGTTGACCGTAGATAATTATAAAAATTATAAATTAGCACACCTCATTGAAGAATTTACAGTTCCTATCTGGTTAGCAGGTACTTTTGAATATTAA
- a CDS encoding sulfite exporter TauE/SafE family protein, producing the protein MEIIGYTLSIFIGITLGLIGAGGSILTVPVLVYLFHIHPTLATSYSLFIVGSTSFIGSFIKTKEKCVNFRATLYFGISSVIVVLLVRKVLLVHIPEVILEINHYQLTKSTLTMISFATLMLGSSWSMIKNKKIQSSPQHPVKQHTIKMIAWGIGIGLVTGFLGAGGGFLIIPALVILLHMPIRIAIGTSLSIITINSLIGFLGDIDHITIDWNFLFKLLTITTLGVGIGNQLQKKIQTDHLKPIFGWFIFIVGIYILIKELF; encoded by the coding sequence ATGGAAATTATAGGGTACACTTTGTCTATTTTCATCGGTATCACCCTCGGATTAATCGGTGCTGGTGGTTCCATATTGACAGTACCAGTCTTAGTCTACCTATTCCATATACATCCTACACTAGCAACGTCCTATTCCCTATTTATTGTTGGAAGTACAAGTTTCATAGGAAGTTTCATCAAAACAAAGGAAAAATGTGTAAATTTCCGGGCAACATTATACTTCGGAATTTCCTCTGTTATCGTTGTACTTTTAGTCCGTAAAGTTTTACTGGTCCATATACCCGAAGTTATTCTAGAGATCAACCATTATCAGCTTACAAAATCAACGTTAACCATGATCTCATTTGCTACATTGATGCTCGGATCTTCGTGGAGTATGATAAAAAACAAGAAAATTCAATCTAGCCCTCAACATCCAGTTAAACAACATACCATTAAGATGATTGCATGGGGCATTGGAATTGGACTTGTAACCGGTTTTTTAGGTGCTGGAGGAGGATTTCTGATCATACCGGCCTTAGTTATATTGCTTCATATGCCTATACGTATAGCAATAGGCACATCATTATCAATCATTACGATCAATTCTCTTATTGGTTTTCTTGGCGATATCGATCATATAACGATAGACTGGAATTTTCTGTTCAAGCTGCTTACCATAACAACCTTGGGTGTTGGAATAGGAAATCAACTTCAGAAAAAAATTCAAACAGATCATCTAAAGCCCATATTCGGCTGGTTTATATTTATTGTTGGTATTTATATTTTAATTAAAGAACTCTTTTAG
- a CDS encoding prephenate dehydrogenase yields MMNIAIIGVGLIGGSVAMKLKEKKFCDQVFGVDKSDANLTKALQIGFIDQKATLEEALEKCKVIILTAPVDAIITLAPKILDLVTDQVIIDMGSTKLNILQLIAEHANRGRYVAAHPMAGTEYSGPEAALPNLFKDKMMVYVEAFKSDEDAFELADSITEQLEMRTSFMTAEEHDTHTAYVSHISHLTSFALALTVLEKEKSQGRIFELAGSGFESTVRLAKSSPDMWTPIFKQNRVNVLEVLEENIKQLQALKDAIQDENYSQLHKLIKKSNKIKRIIK; encoded by the coding sequence ATGATGAATATAGCCATTATTGGCGTCGGGTTAATTGGTGGCTCCGTCGCCATGAAACTAAAAGAAAAGAAATTTTGTGATCAGGTATTTGGTGTTGACAAAAGTGATGCTAATTTAACAAAAGCATTGCAAATTGGATTCATTGATCAGAAAGCAACATTGGAGGAAGCTCTAGAAAAATGTAAAGTGATTATTTTAACGGCTCCCGTTGATGCTATTATCACATTAGCTCCCAAAATATTAGATTTAGTGACGGATCAAGTTATTATTGACATGGGTTCTACTAAGCTTAATATCTTACAATTAATCGCTGAACATGCCAATCGTGGTCGTTATGTTGCTGCTCATCCTATGGCAGGTACTGAATATTCAGGCCCAGAAGCGGCACTACCAAACTTGTTCAAAGATAAAATGATGGTTTACGTTGAGGCATTCAAATCTGATGAAGATGCTTTCGAATTAGCAGATTCCATTACTGAACAACTGGAAATGCGGACATCATTTATGACTGCAGAAGAGCATGATACACATACAGCTTATGTTTCGCATATTTCCCACCTGACTTCTTTTGCTCTTGCTCTAACTGTTTTAGAGAAAGAGAAATCGCAGGGCCGGATATTTGAATTGGCAGGATCTGGTTTTGAATCAACGGTACGCTTAGCAAAAAGCTCACCGGATATGTGGACACCTATTTTTAAACAGAACAGAGTTAATGTACTCGAAGTCTTAGAGGAAAACATCAAGCAGCTGCAGGCTTTAAAAGATGCCATCCAAGATGAAAATTACAGTCAATTACACAAATTGATTAAAAAATCAAATAAGATTAAACGTATTATTAAATAA
- the mqnE gene encoding aminofutalosine synthase MqnE — MDAKEKLNFLISNPLLDSELRNIANKVLQEERITFDEGVYLYEKAELGYLGVLANFIREKRHGDITFFNRNFHIEPTNVCVYDCKFCSYSRMIKERAEGWEMDVEGMMDIVKKYDDEAVTEVHITGGVVPKQNLDFYAEFFKKCKAHRPELHIKGLTPVEYYYIFKKAKLSHYEGMKYLQSCGLDSMPGGGAEIFHPEIREQIAHDKCTAEQWLDIHEQAHKLGMHTNATMLYGHIEQFWHRVDHMERLRQLQDKTGGFQTFIPLKFRNKENQMSHISEVSVIEDLRNYAIARIYLDNFDHIKAYWAMISRDTAQMSLAFGVDDIDGTLDDTTKIYSMAGAEEQNPGMSTQQLVELIRKVGRHPIERDTLYHVVTDYKDVVFEDDSKKKNYYSLPVVNN; from the coding sequence ATGGATGCTAAAGAAAAATTAAATTTCTTAATTTCTAATCCGCTTTTGGATAGTGAGTTAAGAAATATAGCGAATAAAGTGTTGCAAGAGGAACGCATCACATTTGATGAAGGGGTATACCTTTATGAAAAAGCCGAATTGGGTTATTTAGGTGTTTTGGCGAATTTTATTCGTGAGAAAAGACACGGGGATATCACATTTTTTAATCGTAATTTTCATATTGAGCCTACTAATGTATGTGTTTACGATTGTAAATTCTGTTCATATTCCCGTATGATCAAGGAACGTGCTGAAGGATGGGAAATGGATGTGGAAGGCATGATGGATATCGTGAAGAAGTATGATGATGAAGCTGTAACGGAAGTACATATTACAGGTGGTGTGGTGCCGAAGCAAAATCTTGATTTTTATGCGGAGTTCTTTAAAAAATGTAAAGCACATCGTCCGGAATTGCATATTAAAGGATTGACTCCTGTGGAATATTATTATATTTTCAAAAAGGCTAAATTGAGTCATTATGAAGGTATGAAGTATTTGCAATCTTGTGGTTTGGATTCGATGCCTGGTGGTGGGGCTGAAATTTTCCATCCAGAGATCAGAGAGCAGATTGCCCATGATAAATGTACTGCTGAACAGTGGTTGGATATCCACGAACAGGCACATAAGTTGGGAATGCATACCAATGCAACCATGCTTTATGGTCATATCGAGCAATTTTGGCATCGTGTAGATCATATGGAAAGACTTCGTCAGTTGCAAGATAAGACTGGCGGTTTTCAAACCTTTATTCCATTGAAATTTAGAAATAAAGAAAATCAAATGTCACATATTTCTGAGGTTTCTGTGATTGAAGATTTAAGAAATTATGCGATAGCACGTATTTATCTAGATAATTTTGATCATATAAAAGCGTATTGGGCAATGATTTCAAGGGATACTGCACAAATGTCCTTAGCATTTGGTGTTGATGATATCGATGGAACACTGGATGATACGACGAAGATTTACAGTATGGCAGGAGCGGAGGAACAGAATCCCGGTATGTCGACGCAACAGTTGGTTGAGTTGATTAGAAAGGTAGGACGTCATCCAATAGAGCGTGATACCTTATATCATGTTGTCACAGATTACAAGGATGTGGTTTTTGAAGACGATAGCAAGAAGAAGAATTATTATTCACTTCCTGTTGTAAATAATTAA
- a CDS encoding ATP cone domain-containing protein, giving the protein MLVKKYSGELVPFNSDSLRHSLTRSGANNEQVEKVYTQIKEKLFDGISTRELYQLAFEALKSQRNSFAARYSLKKALRELGPEGFYFEKWIARLFQEYGFESTTGQTIQGHAVSHEIDVVASKGNEMLAIECKFRNDIDAKISVTTPMYFLSRFKDISDISYHFFGQNKKFTQGWLVTNAYLTSDSKDFGKYYNVNFLSWDYPTDNSIKKRVDKAVFYPVTCLTTLTDVEEKTLLQNQIILVKDIINNKEALKSLKLDSEKLRLVLEEARELIDYKLEEE; this is encoded by the coding sequence ATGCTGGTAAAAAAATACTCTGGAGAACTAGTTCCATTTAACAGTGACAGCTTACGTCATTCTTTAACGCGATCTGGTGCCAACAATGAACAAGTTGAAAAAGTTTATACACAAATCAAAGAAAAACTATTTGACGGGATAAGCACAAGAGAGCTATATCAGTTAGCTTTTGAAGCCCTAAAATCACAAAGAAATTCTTTTGCAGCTCGATATAGCCTAAAAAAAGCACTTCGAGAATTAGGTCCTGAAGGTTTTTATTTCGAAAAATGGATCGCACGCTTATTTCAAGAATATGGTTTTGAAAGCACCACAGGACAAACAATCCAAGGCCACGCAGTTTCTCACGAGATAGACGTTGTTGCATCGAAAGGAAACGAGATGTTGGCCATAGAGTGCAAATTTCGAAATGATATAGATGCGAAAATTTCAGTGACAACTCCCATGTATTTCTTATCCCGATTTAAAGATATCAGTGATATATCCTATCATTTCTTCGGTCAAAATAAAAAATTCACGCAAGGATGGCTCGTTACCAATGCCTATTTAACTTCAGACTCCAAGGACTTTGGTAAGTACTATAACGTCAATTTTCTTTCATGGGACTACCCAACAGACAATAGCATAAAAAAAAGAGTGGATAAAGCTGTTTTTTATCCTGTAACCTGCCTCACAACCCTTACAGATGTAGAAGAGAAAACTTTATTACAGAACCAGATCATACTCGTGAAAGATATTATCAATAATAAAGAAGCACTCAAGTCGCTAAAATTAGACTCCGAAAAGTTAAGGTTAGTACTTGAAGAGGCTAGAGAATTAATTGACTATAAACTTGAAGAAGAGTAA
- a CDS encoding ABC transporter ATP-binding protein produces the protein MKTYFRLLSFAKPIEKYAIPYIIFTLITVVFSTLNLAMLAPLLNTLFLKEEPAIQMVLVKPDGYNPLDYFNYYSNFANQEFGPYKALQYVCIAIIFSVFISNLFRYLSQRIMENLRIHTLLNLRKAVFDNVMDLHLGYFNSQRKGDIISKIASDVQVVQFSVTGTLQVAFKEPLQLIAYLVTLFAISTKLTLFAMLVIPVSAFFISKIVKNLKAQAIAGQTSYANMISFLDEALSGARIVKAFNGTNFVKKRFNDENDRYAGIMRAMASRQQMGSPVSELLGVIMVAIILLYGGNLVLSGSDEFGASEFIAYIAIFSQVMRPAKALTDAFSNIHNGIAAGERVLELIDTKSEVTDKPNAKEVTDFKEAIEFQQVDFSYGEKNILKNINLTIEKGKTIALVGPSGGGKSTLVDLIPRFMDVTGGQILFDGIDLRDLDQESLRTMIGVVNQESILFNDTIFNNITFSNTSATQEEVEAAAKIANAHEFILKTELGYETNIGDRGAKLSGGQRQRICIARAVLKNPPIMLLDEATSALDTESEKLVQDSLYKLMENRTTVVIAHRLSTIQSADTIVVIDAGQIVESGSHSELIQQEGLYRKLIDMQQFTD, from the coding sequence ATGAAAACATACTTTAGATTACTTTCTTTTGCCAAACCCATTGAGAAATATGCTATTCCGTATATTATCTTTACATTAATTACAGTTGTATTCAGTACGTTAAACTTGGCGATGTTGGCTCCTTTGTTAAATACCTTATTTCTTAAGGAAGAACCTGCTATTCAGATGGTTTTGGTAAAGCCAGATGGTTATAATCCCTTGGATTATTTCAACTATTATTCAAATTTTGCCAATCAAGAGTTTGGCCCTTATAAAGCATTGCAATATGTGTGTATTGCAATTATTTTTTCTGTTTTCATCAGTAATTTGTTTCGCTATCTATCTCAACGCATTATGGAAAATTTACGAATTCACACTTTGTTGAATTTGCGTAAAGCTGTTTTTGATAATGTGATGGATCTGCACTTAGGATATTTTAACAGTCAAAGAAAAGGAGATATTATTTCAAAAATAGCCTCAGATGTTCAGGTGGTACAGTTTTCTGTTACAGGTACTTTGCAAGTAGCTTTTAAAGAACCACTTCAACTTATTGCATATTTAGTCACGTTATTTGCGATCTCAACCAAATTGACTCTTTTTGCGATGTTAGTTATCCCAGTTTCTGCATTTTTTATATCGAAGATTGTTAAGAATTTAAAGGCGCAAGCTATCGCAGGACAAACCTCCTATGCGAATATGATTTCATTTTTAGATGAGGCCTTATCGGGTGCTCGCATTGTTAAAGCATTTAATGGGACAAATTTTGTCAAAAAGCGTTTTAATGATGAGAACGATCGTTATGCCGGTATTATGCGTGCTATGGCGAGCCGTCAACAAATGGGTTCGCCAGTATCCGAATTGTTAGGTGTAATCATGGTGGCGATTATTTTATTATATGGGGGAAATTTAGTTTTGTCAGGTAGTGATGAATTTGGTGCGTCGGAATTTATTGCATATATCGCGATATTCTCCCAAGTTATGCGTCCTGCAAAAGCATTAACTGATGCATTTAGCAATATTCATAATGGTATTGCTGCTGGTGAGCGTGTGCTGGAATTGATTGATACCAAAAGTGAAGTTACTGATAAGCCTAATGCTAAGGAAGTTACTGATTTTAAAGAAGCGATTGAATTTCAACAGGTCGATTTTTCTTATGGTGAAAAGAACATCTTGAAGAATATCAATTTGACTATTGAAAAAGGTAAGACAATTGCGCTAGTAGGCCCATCCGGGGGCGGTAAATCTACACTGGTAGATCTGATACCACGGTTTATGGATGTTACCGGCGGTCAGATTCTTTTTGACGGAATAGACTTAAGAGATCTCGATCAAGAGTCTTTGCGCACGATGATTGGAGTAGTTAATCAAGAATCCATTTTGTTTAATGACACGATTTTTAATAATATTACTTTCTCTAATACTTCTGCTACGCAGGAAGAGGTTGAAGCTGCTGCAAAAATCGCGAATGCTCATGAATTTATTTTAAAAACAGAATTGGGTTATGAAACAAATATCGGTGATCGAGGGGCTAAACTTTCTGGAGGACAGCGCCAACGTATATGTATTGCCCGTGCTGTTTTAAAAAATCCTCCCATTATGTTGCTTGATGAAGCAACATCAGCTTTGGATACTGAATCTGAGAAATTAGTTCAGGATTCCTTATATAAGTTGATGGAAAATCGTACTACAGTTGTTATTGCACACCGTCTAAGTACGATTCAGAGCGCCGACACAATTGTCGTAATTGATGCTGGTCAAATTGTGGAATCAGGTAGCCATAGTGAATTGATTCAGCAGGAGGGTTTATACCGGAAATTAATAGATATGCAACAGTTCACAGATTAA
- a CDS encoding menaquinone biosynthetic enzyme MqnA/MqnD family protein, whose protein sequence is MDKVRVSAVSYTNTLPFLNGIRQSAVLDQIELSLDNPSVCAQKVIDDKADLGIIPIAALLSLPQAHIITDYCIGTEGAVDSVFIFSHKPIEEIQTLYLDQQSRTSNGLARVLLKHHWKRQVKLVANIDEADAYVLIGDRTFGKKNEVPYVYDLGLTWKEFTGLPFAFAVWVSKKQLPEAFITSFNEALKLGVSHSEAVIPGLPEYKDFDYRHYLTSSLNYHLTAKKREAIERYLTLLKGLDT, encoded by the coding sequence ATGGATAAAGTGAGAGTATCGGCAGTTTCGTATACGAATACATTGCCGTTTTTAAATGGGATTAGACAATCTGCAGTTTTAGATCAGATCGAATTGAGCTTGGATAATCCGAGTGTATGTGCCCAGAAAGTAATTGATGATAAAGCTGATTTGGGTATTATTCCTATAGCAGCGTTATTAAGTCTTCCTCAAGCGCATATCATCACCGACTACTGTATCGGTACGGAGGGGGCTGTTGATTCGGTTTTTATTTTTTCCCATAAACCGATTGAAGAAATCCAGACATTATATCTGGATCAGCAATCACGCACTTCTAATGGTTTAGCACGCGTGTTGTTAAAGCATCACTGGAAGCGTCAAGTTAAACTTGTTGCCAATATAGATGAGGCGGATGCTTATGTCTTGATAGGAGACCGAACATTTGGCAAAAAGAATGAAGTCCCTTATGTTTACGATCTTGGACTTACCTGGAAAGAATTTACAGGTCTTCCTTTTGCGTTCGCAGTTTGGGTCAGTAAAAAGCAGTTACCGGAAGCATTTATCACTTCATTTAATGAAGCTTTAAAACTGGGAGTTTCACATTCTGAAGCTGTGATTCCAGGATTGCCTGAATATAAAGATTTTGATTACCGTCATTATCTTACATCAAGTTTGAACTATCATCTTACAGCTAAAAAGCGAGAAGCTATTGAAAGATATTTAACACTTTTAAAAGGTTTAGATACATAA
- a CDS encoding histidine phosphatase family protein, whose protein sequence is MKKTFYFIRHGQTDLNLKGIVQGRGVNSPLNETGLAQAQAFYDAYKDIPFDKIYTSTLLRTHQTVESFIKDGISWQELEGLDEISWGIYEGKEQDESIMSGFNALVSAWKNGELDVSVDEGESPNALMLRQSDAIAHMVKQEHEETVLVCMHGRALRIILCLLTGVDASKMDEFPHTNTALYKLTYDNDQFEIIDYYNTKHLEVLTNG, encoded by the coding sequence TTGAAAAAGACTTTTTATTTTATTCGCCATGGACAAACTGATCTGAATTTGAAAGGTATTGTTCAGGGACGTGGCGTGAATTCTCCTCTAAATGAAACGGGATTGGCACAGGCTCAAGCTTTTTATGATGCTTATAAAGATATCCCGTTTGATAAAATTTATACCTCAACCTTGTTGAGAACACATCAAACAGTAGAATCTTTTATTAAAGATGGTATTTCTTGGCAAGAGCTCGAGGGCTTAGATGAAATTAGTTGGGGAATCTACGAAGGTAAAGAGCAAGACGAATCTATCATGAGTGGATTCAATGCGCTGGTATCAGCATGGAAAAATGGTGAATTGGATGTCAGTGTAGATGAGGGGGAATCTCCTAATGCATTGATGTTACGTCAAAGTGATGCCATAGCACATATGGTTAAACAAGAGCATGAAGAAACCGTACTTGTCTGTATGCACGGTCGTGCCTTACGTATTATTCTTTGCCTATTGACAGGTGTAGATGCCTCAAAAATGGATGAATTTCCTCATACAAACACTGCCTTATATAAATTAACGTATGATAATGATCAATTTGAAATCATTGACTATTATAATACGAAACATCTAGAGGTATTGACAAATGGATAA
- a CDS encoding pyridoxal phosphate-dependent aminotransferase gives MQIEVAKRLQQTEEYYFSKKLREIDELNKAGARVINLGIGSPDLPPHPEVIQTLTTEAAKTNVHGYQNYKGSPVLRQAIADWYQRYYQATFNPNTEILPLIGSKEGIVHICMTYLQEGDHVLIPNPGYPAYAAAVRLSGASAITYDLSEETDWLPNLKKLSESDLSKVKLMWINYPHMPTGSSANEAFYHELIAFAKANHILICHDNPYSFILTDRPKSIMSIEGAKDVALELNSLSKSSNMAGWRIGMLVGAEARINEVLRFKSNMDSGMFLPAQLAAAKALQLDQTWYQDLNAIYHERRQLVFEIMNLLGCTYKKNQVGLFVWAKIPDNYESGYTLSDEVLDLSRVFITPGGIFGSAGNAYIRISLCASAEVLNEAIARIKEAKGTN, from the coding sequence ATGCAAATAGAAGTTGCCAAAAGGTTGCAACAAACCGAAGAATATTATTTCTCAAAAAAATTAAGAGAGATTGATGAGCTCAATAAAGCAGGTGCTCGCGTGATTAATTTAGGCATCGGAAGCCCCGACTTACCTCCTCACCCTGAAGTTATTCAGACCTTGACGACAGAAGCGGCTAAAACCAATGTACATGGCTATCAAAACTATAAAGGTTCACCTGTTTTGAGGCAAGCTATTGCAGATTGGTATCAACGCTATTATCAGGCAACATTCAATCCAAATACAGAGATTTTACCTTTAATAGGTTCTAAGGAGGGCATTGTTCATATTTGCATGACTTATTTGCAAGAAGGTGATCACGTATTAATACCAAACCCAGGATATCCTGCTTATGCCGCCGCAGTGCGACTAAGTGGAGCGTCCGCAATCACGTATGATTTATCTGAAGAAACGGATTGGTTACCTAATCTTAAAAAGCTTTCTGAAAGCGACTTGTCAAAAGTTAAATTAATGTGGATCAATTATCCACATATGCCTACTGGTTCTAGTGCAAATGAAGCATTTTATCATGAGCTGATTGCTTTTGCAAAGGCTAACCACATTTTAATCTGTCATGACAATCCTTATAGCTTTATCTTAACAGACAGACCTAAAAGCATTATGTCTATTGAAGGAGCGAAAGATGTTGCCTTGGAACTTAATTCATTAAGCAAATCCTCCAATATGGCAGGATGGCGAATCGGTATGTTAGTGGGTGCAGAGGCGCGAATCAATGAAGTATTACGTTTTAAAAGCAACATGGATTCGGGAATGTTCTTACCAGCTCAATTAGCAGCGGCCAAGGCATTGCAGTTGGATCAAACATGGTATCAAGATTTAAATGCAATCTATCACGAAAGAAGACAGTTGGTTTTCGAAATCATGAACCTGTTGGGTTGTACATATAAAAAGAATCAGGTCGGTTTATTTGTGTGGGCCAAAATTCCAGATAATTACGAATCAGGCTACACGTTAAGTGATGAGGTGTTAGATCTATCACGTGTCTTTATTACTCCCGGGGGTATATTCGGAAGTGCAGGAAACGCCTATATTAGAATAAGTTTATGTGCCTCAGCTGAAGTGTTAAATGAAGCAATTGCTAGAATAAAAGAAGCAAAAGGAACGAATTAA